The DNA segment CGAGGCCCTGGTTGTTGCCGCCGCCGAAGGAGACCAGCCACATCTGCAGGGCCAGGACGTTGGCGTCCTGCTGTACGGGACCGGGGGCGATGATGTAGACGAGGTCGAAGACCTTCATCACGTTGATCACCATCGTCACGAACACCACGCCCAGGACCGGCCCGAGCAGCGGCACGGTGATCCGGCGGAAGACCTGCCACTCGTTCGCGCCGTCCATGCGGGCGGCTTCCAGCACATCGCGCGGCATCGAGGAGAGTCCCGCGCCGATGAGGACGAGCGCGAAGCCGGTCCAGATCCACATGTAGGCGCCGATGATGGCGGGGGTGACCAGGGCCGGGCCGAGCCAGGAGATGCCCTCGTACGGCGGGGCGAAGTCCTCCGCGGGGAGCTGGACGGCGTAGGACCCGGGAGCCAGACGGGGCAGGCGGTAGGAGCCGTCCGCCGCGGTGGTGGCCCGCGCGGCGACCTTGCCGTGGGCGTCGACCGCCTCGACGGCGAGTCCGGGCAGACCGCGTTCGCGGCGGTCCACCGTGCCGGGGGTGCCGCCACCGCCGGGGGTGAAGTCGAGGTAGACCACACCGCGCAGTTCACCCTTGCGCGCCGGGGACGTGGCGGCCCGCGCGGCGGGCCGCGCCCGCGCCGGCATGTCCTTGGGCGCGACGCCGACCAGGCCGAGGTCGACGGTGTTGCCCGGGCCGGTGCGGTGCGCCGTGCGGTAGGAGCCGTCGTGGCCCTTGGTCAGCCGCTTGTCGCCGAGACGCGCCTTGGCGGTGGGGAAGGATACGGACTCCCCCTGGACCTTGTCGTGGATGCCCACGGTGATCGCGTTGAGCACACCGCGCTGCGGATCCTGCTCGTAGGCGAGGCGGAAGATGATGCCGGCGGCGAGGAAGGAGATCGCCATCGGCATGAACATCAGCAGCTTGAACGCCGTCTTCCAGCGGATCTTCTCGGTCAGGACGGCGAGGACCAGGCCGAGTCCGGTCAGCAGCGCGGGGGCGAAGACGACCCAGATCGCGCTGTTGCGGATGGCCCGGAGCGTGGCGGGGTCCTGGAACATCGCGGTGTAGTTGCCGGCGCCGACGAAGGTGGTGCCCGAGGCGTCGTAGAGGCTGCGGACCACCGAGAACACGATGGGGTACGCGACCAGGGCGCCCAGCAGCAACAGCGCGGGGAACAGGAACAGCGCGGCGATCCGGCGGCGGCGCCGGACGGCCCGCCGCCCGGGGGCGGTTGCCCGGCCGGGCGCGCCGCCCCGGGGGAGGGACGCGGCGGCGCGCGAGGGGGCGGGCGCCGCCGCGGGAGTGGTGACTGGCATGGATCGGGCCCTCGGTCCTTACTTTCCGTACGCCTTGGCCGCGGCGGCCTCGAGCTTGCGGGCCGTGCCCTTGGGGTCCGACGGGTCGCGCAGGAAGTCCTGGAGCAGCTTCCACTCGCCGGCTCCCTGGGTGCCGCCGAACGCCGCGGGGGCCTGGTCGGACATGTCGAAGCGCACGGAGTTCCCGGCGCCGGTCAGCGAGGCGGCGGCCTTGCGGGTGACCTCGTCGTGGTACGCGTTCGCGGGCACCTTCTTGTTGGGCGAGAGGTAGCCGCCCGCCTTGGCCCAGACGCCGGACGCCTCCGGCGTGGCCAGGTACTTCACCAGTTCCATCGCGGCCTTGCGGTTCTTGCCGGCCTTGAGCACCACCGCGGCGTCGCCGCCGCTGACCACCGGGGCCTTGCCGCCGTCGACCGCGGGGAAGGGGAAGAACTTCGCGTCCTTGCCGACCTCCTTGTGCAGCTCATCGGTGACCAGCGCGCTGACGAAGTCACCTTCGTAGACCATGGCCGCCTTCGGCTCCGGGCCGAACACCTGCTGGACGGACTCGGGGAAGTCGGTGCGCAGGGCGCCCGAACCGCCGCCCGCCACCAGGCTCTTGTCGCCGAACAGCTTGCCGAGCGAGGTGAGCGCCTTGACCACGCTGGGGTCCGTCCACGGAATCTTGTGGGCGGCGAGCCGGTCGTACTTCTCCTGACCGGCCTGGGAGAGGTAGACGTTCTCGAACCAGTCGGTGAGCGGCCAGCCCGCCTCGCCCGCGACGGAGAAGGCCGGCACACCCGAGTCGGACAGCGTACGGCCCGACTTCAGCAGCTCCTGGTACGTCTTCGCGGGGGCGACCCCGGCCTGGCCGAACGCCTCCGGGCTGTACCAGACCGTCGACTTGTGCGAGGCCTTGAAGTACAGGCCGTAGTACTTCTTGCCGACCGTGCCGTAGTCCTTCCAGACCTTCGCGAAGTTCTTGTCGGCCTCCGCGCCGACCTCCGCCGACAGCGGCACCAGCCAGCCCTTCTTGGCGAACTGCTGGAGCACACCGACCTGCGGGACCATCACCACGTCCGGGGCGTTGCCGCCCTCGACCTGGCTGCCGATGACCGTCGAGACGTTGTCGCCGGTGGAGGCGAAGGTGACCTTCGCGCCGGTCTTCTCGGAGAACGCGTCCAGGACCTTCTTGAAGTTCCGCTGTTCCACGCCGGTCCAGACGCCCGCCACGGTCACGGTCTGGCCGGTGAGCTCCTGCTTCTTGCCCCCGGCGGACACCGTGCCGCCGCATGCGGTGGCACCGAGCGCCAGAGCGAGGACCGCGGCGCCGGACCCGGCGGCTCGGATGTGTCGTACTGCGGGTCGTCTCATGGTGGGTTCCCTTCGAAGGACTGACGGGGGAGGGACGGTGGAGAGGTGGGGCTATCGGGGGGCGGGCGCGTGCATCCACCAGGCGGCGGTGGAGCCCGGCAGCGTCCCCGCGGGGCAGTCGCCGCTCGCCAGCAGCGGCACTCCCGGTACGGGCGCGGCCACCGGCTCGGTACCGAAGTTCACGGCGCAGACCAGCCCGTCGCCGCGGACGAAGGAGAGCACCTGCGGCGGTGAATCCAGCCAGCGCAGCGTGCCTTCGCCGAGCTGCGGAAGGCTGCGGCGCAGCTGCAGCCCGTCGCGGTACAGGTGCCAGAACGACCGGGTGTCGGCCAGCGCCCGGTCCGTGGCGTGCTCGGCGAACCAGTCGGGCTGCGGCAGCCAGGGCCGCGCGGCGCCGGTACCGGAGGTGAAGCCGAACGGGGAGGCGTGCCCGGACCAGGGCAGCGGCACCCGGCAGCCGTCGCGGATGTGCTCCCGGCTGCCCGTACGGTGGTAGATCGGGTCGGTGAGGACCTCGTCCGGCAGGTCGACGACCTCCGGCAGGCCCAGCTCCTCGCCCTGGTAGACGTACGCGGCGCCGGGCAGCGCCAGCATCAGCAGGGCGCCGGCGCGGGCCCGCGCCGGGCCCAGCCCGCCCGCGGACTCCACCGGCCCGGCGCTTCCCGGGGCGGTCGCGTACCGGGTGACGGTCCGGACCTGGTCGTGGTTGTTGAGCACCCAGGTGACGGTGGAGCCGGTGCCGGCGATGTCGGTCAGCGCCTCGGAGATGACCCGGCGGAAGGTGCCGGCGTCCCAGTGCGCGGTCAGCAGGTGGAAGAAGAACGCCTGGTGCAGCTCGTCGGGCCGCACGTACGCGGCCTGTTCGCCCGGCGTCCGTACGGAGACCTCGCCGACCAGCAGCCGGTCGTGGCCGTCGCGGGCGGTGTACTCCTCGCACACCGCGCGCCAGTCGCGCCACACCTGGTGGACCTCGGGCTGGTTCCAGGCCAGGGGGTTGACCGAGTCGCGGGTCCGCTCGTCGGCCGCGGGGTCGGGGGAGTCGGGCAGCTCGGGGTGCTTGAACAGCCCGGCGGCCACGTCGATGCGGAAGCCGTCGACACCGCGGTCCAGCCAGAAGCGCAGCACTTGGTCGAAGTCGGCGGCCACGGCGGGGTTGCGCCAGTTCAGGTCGGGCTGCTCGGGCGTGAACATGTGCAGGTACCACTGGCCCCCGGCGCCCGACTCCTCCTCGACCCGGGACCAGGCCGGGCCGCCGAACATGGCCCGCCAGTTGTTGGGCGGCAGCTCCCCAGCGGTCCCGCGGCCGTCCGCGAAGTGGAACAGCGACCGTGCCGCGCTCCCCGGACCGTCCTCCAACGCGGCGCGGAACCACGGGTGCTCGCTGGAGCAGTGGTTGGGGACGATGTCCAGGAGCACCTTGAGGCCCAGCCGGTGGGCGTCGGCCACCAGGCCGTCGAATTCGGCGAGGTCGCCGTAGACGGGGTCCACCTCGCGGTAGTCGGCGACGTCGTAGCCGTGGTCGTGCTGCGGCGAGGGGTAGAAGGGGCTGAGCCAGATGCCGTCCACGCCGAGCTTCTTGAGGTACGGCAGGCCCGTGCGGACGCCGGCCAGGTCGCCGATGCCGTCGCCGGTGCTGTCGAGGAAGCTGCGGACGTAGACCTGGTAGATCACCGCATCGCGCCACCAGCGCTGTGCCGTGTCCGGGGACGGGGCCTCGGCGGCGCCCTGCGGGAGTGCGGGGGAGGCCGGGCCGGGGAGGGGGAGAGAGGGCGCGGAGTCGGCCGGGGAGCCGTTCCCTGCCGTGGCTATGAGCATCTGCCGTGATCCCGTTCTTGCAGGAGCATGCATGCCGTGCGGCTGCGTTCGCTGTTATGCATGCATGTTAAGTAGGGATGTCTTTTGAGTGTCAACGAAACTGTCGAAACTCGCTGCGAGATGCCCGGATTTAGGGGGAATGTGCCCGCAGTCTGTAATTAACAAGTAAGTAGAAGAGAGGGAGGGGAGGGAGCGTCGAGCGTCAGCCGCGGCCGACGATGGCCCGCAGTTCCCGCGACAGCCGTGCGACGGTGGCGTCCGTGCTCCGGTCGTGCACCAGCGCGTCGTGCACGACCGCCTGCACCGCCAGACTCACCTGGTCGTAGTGCGGGCTCTTCAGGCGCGGCTTGGCCGCCAGGACGCCCCGCTTGAGCGTCGGGAGGTAGGGGAAGCGGCGCACCAGCCCGGGATCCGTGTACAGACCGGCCCACACCGGAGGCAGCGCGCCCTCGGTGAGCACCCGGCGCTGGACCGGCTCGCTCGTCAGATACGAGATCAGCTCGGCGGCCGTCTTCTGGTGCCGTGACTGCGCGTTGACCGCGAGGTTGGACCCGCCCAGCGCGTTGGAGCCCGGCCCGTCGGGGCCCGGCAGCGGCACCGCGCCGAACTTCCCCGCCACCTTCGACGACGGGGCGCCTGCCAGCGCGTACGCATACGGCCAGTTCCGCAGGAACAGCAGCCGGCCGTCCTGGAACGCCTTGCGGGACTCCTCTTCCTTGTACGTCAGCGCCCGCCGCGGGATCCAGCCCTCGCGCACCCCGTCGAGCAGGAACGACAGTCCGCGACGGGCCGCGGGGGAGTCCACCGTCACGCGCGAGCCCTCGCCCGCGAGCACCGAACCGCCCGCCGACTGCACGGCCTCGCCGACATTGGCGGTCAGCCCCTCGTACGGCAGGAACTGGCCCGCGTAACCGTCCATCCCGTACTTCGGCGCGACAGTCTTCGCCAGGTGCGCCAACTCGCCCCAGGTGCGCGGCGGCCGCGCACCTTCCCGGGCGAGCACATCCTTGCGGTAGTACAGCAGCCCCGCGTTGGTCACATAAGGGACCGCGTAGAGCCGCCCCCGGAAGGTGGCGGTGTCCACCACGGGAGGCAGGAAGTGCTTCAGTGGGAACCGCGCGCCGTCCACGGGCCTGATCCAGCCCGCGGCCGCGAACTCCGACGTCCACGCCACGTCGATGTTGAGCACGTCGAAGCGGTCACTGCGGGCGCGCAGCTCGGTGACCAGTTGCGCCCGCACCTCGTCGGCCGCGTCCGGCAGCTCCACCAGCGTGACCTTCTCGCGCGGATGCCGGTCGTTCCAGCCGGCGAGGACACCCCGCAGGTAGCCCGTGAGGTCGCCGCCCGTCACCAGGGTGACGGGACCCCGGCCGTCCGCGCCGCCGGCCGGCTCCCCGGCCTGCGCACCGGCATGGCCCGTGAACAGCAGCGAGCAGACCAGCAGAGCCCGTCCCGCGGCACGCTTCCACCGCATGGGCTCCTCCTCGTACCAGGCGCCGAAAAGGACACAGGACCGACAGCCCGCCCCATGTATACCTGTTAGCCATGCGGGATACTAGATGCCGCAGGAAGATACGACGGCGACCCGGCTCACAGCCGGAGGAGTTCAGATGACCGTCAACTAGGGCGGGGAGGGAGAGGGAGAGCGTGCGGCTGCCACTCCTCGCACTGTTGGTCAGCGGCCCCGCGCACGGCTACGAACTCAAACAGGCCCTTGAGAACCTCCTGGGCGCGGCATACCCTCAGCCGAACGTCGGCCAGATCTACGTCACCCTGGGCAGGCTGGAGAAGGCGGGCCTGATCGCGGGGGAGGACGTCGAGCAGTCGGACCGCCCGAACAAACGCATCTACCGGATCACCGCGGCGGGACGCGAAACGGTGGACGCGTGGTTCGAGGAGTCCACCGCCGAACCACGGGTACGGGACGAATTCTTCATGAAGCTCGCCCTGGCCCCCCACACCGGGACCGCGGACCAGATCGCCCTGATCAACAAGCAGCGCCGCCACTACCTCAACACCATGCGCGACCTGTCCAGACTCGCGGCGGCCGAGGACCGGGACAACCGGGTCGCGCAGTTGCTGATCGAGGGCGCGATGCTGCACCTGCAGGCGGATCTCGACTGGCTGGAGCGCTGTCAGGAGGAGTTGGAATGAACCGGGACGAGCCGTCCGGCCCGATAGTCCGGGCAGCCGGCCTGGTCAAGACCCACCGGCCGGAGGGCGCCGCGCCCGTCCCCGCGGTACGGGGCGTCGATCTGTGCATCGAGCGCGGCGAGTTCGTCGCCGTCACCGGGCCCTCTGGAGCCGGTAAATCCACCCTGCTGCACCTCCTCGGCGGCCTCGACCGGCCCGACAGCGGTGCGCTCTGGTTCGACGGCCGCCGCGTCGACGCCTACCGCGAGGCACGCTGGGCGGAGCTGCGCCGCGACCACATCGGCATCGTCTTCCAGTTCTTCAACCTGGTCTCCAACCTCAGCGTCGCCGACAACGTCGAACTCCCCGCCCTGCTGGCCGGCCGGTCCCCCCGGCAGGCCCGCACCGACCGGGCCGGACTCCTCGACGAACTCGGCCTGACCGGCAAGGAGAACTGCACCCCCGGCGAGCTGTCCGGAGGCGAACAGCAGCGCGTCGCGCTGGCCCGCGCCCTGGTCAACGCGCCCAGCCTGCTCCTCGCCGACGAACCCGCCGGCAGCCTGGACAGCAAGGGCACCCGGGAGGTGCTGCGGCTGCTCGCCCGCTTCCACGGCCGCGGCCAGACGATCCTGCTGGTCACCCATGACGCCCGGATGGCCAGCGCCGCGGACCGCGTGATCAGCTTCTACGACGGCCAGGTGGCCGACGACGCGCACCTCGGCGGCAGCCGGAACCGCCCCCCGGCCGGTGTGGCCGACGTCCTCAAGCTCCAGGGCTGACCCGTGCGAGCAGCGGCACGCTGGACCCAGGCGCACCTGCGAGCACACCGGCCCGCCGCCGTGCTCCTCGTGCTGGCCACCGCCGGAATCACCATCACCCTGCTGCTGGCCACCGCGTTCTTCGCGTACGCCACCGACCCCTGGCAGCGCGTCTTCACCCAGTCCTCCGGCGCCCACGTCTGGATCCACACCCGGGCCGGCACCGACGCCGGGTCGCTCGCCGGACTCGACGAGGTACGCGCCACCGCCGGCCCCTTCCGCACGGTCCGCGCCACCGCCGGCCTCCAGCCCGGCGGGGCCAGGGCGACCCTGGAACTGCGGGGGACGGCGCAGCGCCCCACCACCGCCGCTCCCCAGATCGTCGCGGGCCGCTGGCTCGACGCGGACACCGACGCGGGCGCCACCCCCGGCATCGTGCTGGACAGCTCGGTGGCCCGTGCCATGTGGGCCAAGCCCGGCGACTCCCTGGTACTCAGCGGCATCGCGGCCCATCTGCGCGTCGTCGGCGTCGCGGACACCGCCGAGGCCGGCTTCCGCGCGGGCGAGTCCCCGGGCGCGGCCTGGGTGCTCCCCGCGACCCTCGCCGCCTCCGACGCGGGCGGCGACCAGCGCGGCCGCACCATAGGACTCCAGCTCACCGACCCCGCCGACACCGACTACGTCGTCCAGCGGGCGGTCACCCGGCTCGGCGCCGACCAGATCACCGATGTCTCCACCTGGCGGCAGGCCAAGGCCGCGGCCGAGGGGGACAACCAGCTCCTCGGGCGGCTGCTCGGCCTCTTCGGGCTCGGCGCGCTGCTCGCCGCGGCCCTGGCGGTGGGCGGCGCCATCAGCACCCGGGTACGCGCCCACCTGCGGGACATCTCGATCCTCAAGGCCATCGGGTTCACGCCCGGCCAGGTGGTCCGCATGTTCCTCACCCTCCACCTGGGCTTCGCGCTGGGCGGCGTCGGCCTCGGGGCGCTGCTCACCGAGGGGCTCGGCACGCTGGTCCCCGGCCGTATCGGCGACGCGATGGCCCTGTGGCGGCAGCTTCCCGAGCACGCCTGGCTGCCCTGGGCGATCTCCGGCGGGGTGGT comes from the Streptomyces angustmyceticus genome and includes:
- a CDS encoding glycoside hydrolase family 13 protein; translated protein: MLIATAGNGSPADSAPSLPLPGPASPALPQGAAEAPSPDTAQRWWRDAVIYQVYVRSFLDSTGDGIGDLAGVRTGLPYLKKLGVDGIWLSPFYPSPQHDHGYDVADYREVDPVYGDLAEFDGLVADAHRLGLKVLLDIVPNHCSSEHPWFRAALEDGPGSAARSLFHFADGRGTAGELPPNNWRAMFGGPAWSRVEEESGAGGQWYLHMFTPEQPDLNWRNPAVAADFDQVLRFWLDRGVDGFRIDVAAGLFKHPELPDSPDPAADERTRDSVNPLAWNQPEVHQVWRDWRAVCEEYTARDGHDRLLVGEVSVRTPGEQAAYVRPDELHQAFFFHLLTAHWDAGTFRRVISEALTDIAGTGSTVTWVLNNHDQVRTVTRYATAPGSAGPVESAGGLGPARARAGALLMLALPGAAYVYQGEELGLPEVVDLPDEVLTDPIYHRTGSREHIRDGCRVPLPWSGHASPFGFTSGTGAARPWLPQPDWFAEHATDRALADTRSFWHLYRDGLQLRRSLPQLGEGTLRWLDSPPQVLSFVRGDGLVCAVNFGTEPVAAPVPGVPLLASGDCPAGTLPGSTAAWWMHAPAPR
- a CDS encoding ABC transporter permease subunit, with product MPVTTPAAAPAPSRAAASLPRGGAPGRATAPGRRAVRRRRRIAALFLFPALLLLGALVAYPIVFSVVRSLYDASGTTFVGAGNYTAMFQDPATLRAIRNSAIWVVFAPALLTGLGLVLAVLTEKIRWKTAFKLLMFMPMAISFLAAGIIFRLAYEQDPQRGVLNAITVGIHDKVQGESVSFPTAKARLGDKRLTKGHDGSYRTAHRTGPGNTVDLGLVGVAPKDMPARARPAARAATSPARKGELRGVVYLDFTPGGGGTPGTVDRRERGLPGLAVEAVDAHGKVAARATTAADGSYRLPRLAPGSYAVQLPAEDFAPPYEGISWLGPALVTPAIIGAYMWIWTGFALVLIGAGLSSMPRDVLEAARMDGANEWQVFRRITVPLLGPVLGVVFVTMVINVMKVFDLVYIIAPGPVQQDANVLALQMWLVSFGGGNNQGLGSALGVLLLLLVVPAMALNIRRFRRSQS
- a CDS encoding PadR family transcriptional regulator, translated to MRLPLLALLVSGPAHGYELKQALENLLGAAYPQPNVGQIYVTLGRLEKAGLIAGEDVEQSDRPNKRIYRITAAGRETVDAWFEESTAEPRVRDEFFMKLALAPHTGTADQIALINKQRRHYLNTMRDLSRLAAAEDRDNRVAQLLIEGAMLHLQADLDWLERCQEELE
- a CDS encoding ABC transporter ATP-binding protein, which encodes MNRDEPSGPIVRAAGLVKTHRPEGAAPVPAVRGVDLCIERGEFVAVTGPSGAGKSTLLHLLGGLDRPDSGALWFDGRRVDAYREARWAELRRDHIGIVFQFFNLVSNLSVADNVELPALLAGRSPRQARTDRAGLLDELGLTGKENCTPGELSGGEQQRVALARALVNAPSLLLADEPAGSLDSKGTREVLRLLARFHGRGQTILLVTHDARMASAADRVISFYDGQVADDAHLGGSRNRPPAGVADVLKLQG
- a CDS encoding ABC transporter substrate-binding protein; the encoded protein is MRWKRAAGRALLVCSLLFTGHAGAQAGEPAGGADGRGPVTLVTGGDLTGYLRGVLAGWNDRHPREKVTLVELPDAADEVRAQLVTELRARSDRFDVLNIDVAWTSEFAAAGWIRPVDGARFPLKHFLPPVVDTATFRGRLYAVPYVTNAGLLYYRKDVLAREGARPPRTWGELAHLAKTVAPKYGMDGYAGQFLPYEGLTANVGEAVQSAGGSVLAGEGSRVTVDSPAARRGLSFLLDGVREGWIPRRALTYKEEESRKAFQDGRLLFLRNWPYAYALAGAPSSKVAGKFGAVPLPGPDGPGSNALGGSNLAVNAQSRHQKTAAELISYLTSEPVQRRVLTEGALPPVWAGLYTDPGLVRRFPYLPTLKRGVLAAKPRLKSPHYDQVSLAVQAVVHDALVHDRSTDATVARLSRELRAIVGRG
- a CDS encoding ABC transporter substrate-binding protein — protein: MRRPAVRHIRAAGSGAAVLALALGATACGGTVSAGGKKQELTGQTVTVAGVWTGVEQRNFKKVLDAFSEKTGAKVTFASTGDNVSTVIGSQVEGGNAPDVVMVPQVGVLQQFAKKGWLVPLSAEVGAEADKNFAKVWKDYGTVGKKYYGLYFKASHKSTVWYSPEAFGQAGVAPAKTYQELLKSGRTLSDSGVPAFSVAGEAGWPLTDWFENVYLSQAGQEKYDRLAAHKIPWTDPSVVKALTSLGKLFGDKSLVAGGGSGALRTDFPESVQQVFGPEPKAAMVYEGDFVSALVTDELHKEVGKDAKFFPFPAVDGGKAPVVSGGDAAVVLKAGKNRKAAMELVKYLATPEASGVWAKAGGYLSPNKKVPANAYHDEVTRKAAASLTGAGNSVRFDMSDQAPAAFGGTQGAGEWKLLQDFLRDPSDPKGTARKLEAAAAKAYGK